atgaaaaagttTAGGACAGCCATTCTTGGGAGTAGGTTATCAAATTGATTAGGGAGGTATAAAAGAATTGCCTTTCTGCAGTCAAGTTGAGAttttgtaacataaatttgtagtgatcTCAGTCAGCACTGCcatcattttcccctttctatgATGTGCCAGGAATTCTAGCAGAGtaagaatggctggacaagtgatttaatcttcctgggactcagtttcctcaactataaaatgaaagagttaaagCATGTGACTTCCAATGTCCTTTGTAGCTTTAGACGTATGATCTTAAgatcctttctctcctccattcAAGGATGTTACTATGCCTATACCACCTACACCAGTTCAATCAAACAAtaaaccaataagcatttactcaTCATCTACTATGATGTTGTTAGGTAGTATAGTGAATAGCGTATcagaccagaagtcaggaagactccacttcctaagttcaaatctgcactcagacacttactagctgtgtaaccctgggcaaatcacttaaccccatttgcctcagttttatcacctgtaaaatgagctggagaaatggcaaactactccaatatctttaccaaaacaaaaataaaaaaaaaaacccaaatggcatCAGgaggaatcagacatgactgacaacAACTGAACAACCTAATCATCAGGCAGGCAGTAGCGataaaaagacaaacatgaaacaatctctcccctcaaagagcttatgttcaaCCAGGGAAGCAATGTAGACACATactttccccaccccatcccaaagTCAAGGATCAGAAAGCTCTAAGAAAGGGAACACCTGTCTGAATATGTCTTCTAACTGTTAAATTCTTTTCATTCCCATAATTATTCACTGTAAAGGTCTCTTAAAATAGTGGaaaatgtatctttttttaatattgatataAAACTTATTCTTCACTAAGTCTAGcagaggggtggggaacttgggaagtttggattcagtcaaagggccacatttgaggatctagagggccacatgtggctttgagatCACAAATTCTCCACCCCTGGAGCATCTCACTATGGTGTGGTATGATGTAGCATGGCATGGCATGGCGTGGTGTGGCAGTGACCTCAGAGAAGATTCTACCAGCCAATTTCATCAAGCTGGAAGGATTTTAGGTACAGGTCTGATGAATGCTGTCTAAGGACACCTTATGGATGTGGGCAGGCTTATCAATAAACAGATCACCAACAGATAGAAGTTTTTGTATTGAACAGCTCACAAAAACTCACTGCCAATTGACAAGAAGGTTGTAATCTTCATTGCTGGAGAGAAAGGGTCTGCACTGGAAAATCCAAAGCAAGCCTATAAAATAAATGTACTACTTACCTAAGACATAAAGAAACATGGTCTCACTTTTCTGAAACCTTGACTCAAATTCATATTGGCCTTCATCAGATGCCGTTAAATTCAGGATAGTAAAGTTCCCAGACTGGTCTAATATTGCCCTTTCTGTAAAGGACCCAAAGTACGTAACGTCTTCACCCTCTTGCCATTCTGCTactttatctttccctttcttccaggtAATATCTTTAAACTCTCCATTTTTCACTGGTGAAAGTGTAACACTATGGTTCAGGATGCCAAACTTCTCCACAAGTTCACAGCTGCCCCAGTCtatgaaaaatagaaagagatgGGATAAAACCCCATAAACACATTGAAAACATAGCAACCCGTCCTTTCAgacccctcccctcacccctgaTAACAGAAAGGATCTCCAGTCTAAGGAGCCAATATCATGACCAGTAGAATGCTCACTATCTTTAGGGAACAGAAAGCATTAGAGAGTGCCTGCCTATAAGGGTTCCAGTCTTGTGGGGAAACTGCGACAAACACAGAAACGCTATCATGGGGAGTGTTTTTGGCACATGCTGATAAGCCCCTATCCATTCCAGTGCTCTCGCTTCCTGGCGCACTACATTCAGTTCAAAGGGAAATTCTCATGTTTCAAAAATGGGTGTTAAACTTTgcttttcttgctctttttttggcaacatggttaatatggaaatgttttacatgagttCACATGTGTAATCAATATCCtgttgcctgccttctcaatgcaTGGGGGAGGGACTGGACAGAGGGAAggaattcagaactcaaattttgtaaaatattaaaaataactaaCTTATAAATTTGGGTGTTTTAATGGGTGTTAAAAACAGATAATGAGCTGCAGTTTTCCCCAAGTATAatcaaaactgaaaaaacaagaaggaggaggaaaatttgaaaagaattatTCAGGAACCTTTTCCAAAATCTTTTGGTATAGTAACAAACATTCACAGATTTATtagtcttctttctctatttgtatttttttcctattctgtacTATCTGCTCATTAGTAATGAATTGCCCCAACATACAGCACTGGGTTTTGCAATGTTGTAAAGGAGTGGTTTCGACCCTGGTTCCAGAGGACTGAAAATGAAGCATGCTGACCACCTgctagagggcagctaggtggctcagtggatagagcatgggatctggagtcaggaagacctgagttcaaatgtgaccccagacactgcctggctatgtgaccctgtacaggtcacttaaccctgtttgcctcaggttcctcatctgtcaaatgagttggagagggaaatggcaaaccactccagtatctttcccaagaaaaccccaaatggggtcatgaagagtctgaaatgactcaacaaccaccactaccacctAGAAACAAACACAAGGAAATGAGAGACAAGTCCATACTCAAGGTGCATCTCCTATGTCTGACTAGTTTGTATCAAAGGGCTAGATTAGGAGAAAGACTAGAGCTTTCATTGGTATAGGCAACTCCTTGAATGAAGAAATGTTTCTCCCAGTGATACAGGTCAAGACCCTCTCTTCAGTTTATTTGTTTAGTGA
The DNA window shown above is from Notamacropus eugenii isolate mMacEug1 chromosome 2, mMacEug1.pri_v2, whole genome shotgun sequence and carries:
- the CD58 gene encoding lymphocyte function-associated antigen 3 isoform X2, producing the protein MAIEFCVRNILLEFAVLLAIFFDWGSCELVEKFGILNHSVTLSPVKNGEFKDITWKKGKDKVAEWQEGEDVTYFGSFTERAILDQSGNFTILNLTASDEGQYEFESRFQKSETMFLYVLDYQARHRYFLIPAFVIFIIAVFIISRKSG